The following proteins come from a genomic window of Streptomyces sp. NBC_01716:
- a CDS encoding DUF5999 family protein: MCMHQPPCPAAVDSDREAAHTLSVRAEQGWSLLCNGVLLFEDTGELLPDGQVIAPHRPLPSSPSMQLKGVVAA, encoded by the coding sequence ATGTGTATGCATCAGCCGCCGTGCCCGGCGGCCGTCGACTCCGACCGTGAAGCGGCGCACACGCTGTCCGTCCGTGCGGAGCAGGGGTGGAGCCTGCTGTGCAACGGCGTCCTGCTGTTCGAGGACACCGGTGAACTGCTTCCCGACGGGCAGGTCATCGCCCCGCACCGGCCTCTCCCTTCGTCCCCTTCGATGCAGCTGAAGGGAGTGGTCGCGGCATGA
- a CDS encoding DUF4259 domain-containing protein, translated as MGTWNTGPFDNDTAADFANTLDDAEPEERETMIRGVLTRTVDAIGWLAEGEEAVAAAALIATQCPGGDPIDTPYGPEKPMPAFPNDLRTLADEALARVISDEAGPASNWVDPADWKQWRANLTRLRTVLAPPPPSIPLFDVEQ; from the coding sequence ATGGGCACCTGGAACACTGGCCCCTTCGACAACGACACGGCCGCGGACTTCGCCAACACGCTCGACGACGCCGAGCCCGAGGAGCGCGAGACGATGATCCGTGGCGTCCTCACGCGCACCGTCGACGCCATCGGCTGGCTCGCCGAAGGAGAAGAAGCGGTGGCCGCCGCCGCACTGATTGCGACCCAATGTCCAGGCGGCGACCCAATCGACACACCCTACGGCCCTGAGAAACCCATGCCCGCCTTTCCCAACGATCTTCGGACGCTCGCGGACGAGGCCCTCGCCCGCGTCATCAGCGACGAGGCAGGGCCAGCCTCGAACTGGGTCGACCCGGCAGACTGGAAGCAGTGGCGAGCCAACCTCACCCGCCTCCGCACAGTCCTTGCCCCGCCTCCACCGTCCATCCCGCTGTTCGATGTCGAGCAATGA
- a CDS encoding protein kinase domain-containing protein, with product MTIHPQILADAFGPDAPDARVSLVADRRGTALWHVRRGNGDQHALKITTACSDPQGHVDSERLALVEAQLLKALERDGVIAGFYHQHGELPDHKGSWLALRWLPGEEADTAFAKLRHTPSDRTAASYAAAMAAAVADLHDNGWRHGDMQEVHFLLHDDGAHLLDFAMAQPPAPAGPAPVTYRGAYDFFNSPELAARRLATRPTEHLELTTSSEVWSLCATIYACWTGIYPISEKNTQLSTPALRAELAQGHYRDLTTTRPWQFPAFENTIMAGLTKDRAQRPTARQLHHQFQELS from the coding sequence ATGACCATCCACCCGCAGATCCTCGCCGACGCCTTCGGCCCCGACGCCCCGGACGCACGCGTCAGCTTGGTGGCCGACCGGCGAGGCACGGCCCTGTGGCACGTCCGCCGCGGAAACGGCGACCAGCACGCGCTGAAGATCACCACAGCGTGCAGCGACCCCCAGGGCCACGTCGACTCCGAACGCCTCGCGCTCGTCGAGGCCCAGCTCCTCAAGGCCCTGGAGCGAGACGGCGTCATCGCCGGCTTCTACCACCAGCACGGTGAACTGCCTGACCACAAAGGCAGTTGGCTTGCCCTGCGGTGGCTGCCCGGCGAAGAAGCCGACACCGCCTTCGCGAAACTGCGGCACACACCCAGCGACCGGACCGCCGCCAGCTACGCGGCGGCGATGGCCGCCGCTGTCGCCGACCTCCACGACAACGGATGGCGCCACGGCGACATGCAGGAAGTCCACTTCCTCCTGCACGACGACGGGGCACACCTGCTCGACTTCGCCATGGCCCAGCCGCCGGCCCCCGCCGGCCCCGCCCCCGTCACCTACCGGGGCGCGTACGACTTCTTCAACTCCCCCGAACTGGCAGCCCGCCGACTGGCCACACGGCCGACCGAACACCTCGAACTGACCACCTCATCAGAGGTCTGGTCCCTGTGCGCCACCATCTACGCCTGCTGGACCGGCATCTACCCCATCAGCGAAAAGAACACCCAGCTCAGCACCCCCGCCCTCCGCGCCGAACTCGCCCAAGGCCACTACCGCGACCTCACCACCACCAGACCCTGGCAATTCCCGGCCTTCGAGAACACCATCATGGCGGGCCTGACCAAGGACCGGGCCCAGCGTCCAACAGCCCGACAACTCCACCACCAGTTCCAGGAACTGAGCTAG
- a CDS encoding N,N-dimethylformamidase beta subunit family domain-containing protein yields MCADHIRRWESGALAHAVSDPFGQGPVPWLRGSETYFDDTGQVVPWYAEPALGRDRAGPRTADDVHRQIKGFSSTGAAAPGESIDFHITVDPPQQFSVDVYRIGHYGGEGARKITTSPRLSGIVQPAPLAAERTVSCHHWWLSWRLQIPSYWSLGAYVAVLTTTDGYRSHIPFTVRDTHPADLLLLLPDITWQAYNLYPEDGRLGASLYHAWDEQGRLLGEEDAAITVSFDRPYAGAGLPIHVGHAYDFIRWAERYGYDIAYADARDLHAGLIDPTRYRGLVFPGHDEYWSLPMRRTVERAREHGTSLVFLSANTMYWQIELGPSPSGVPGRLLTCRKRHGPGRPALWREVDRPEQQLLGIQYVGRVPEPHPMVVRNAEHWFWDATGAYEGDEIPGLVAGEADRYFPRTALPEHDERMLLAHSPYRDGGNALRHQETSLYRAPSGALVFASGTFAWSPALDRPGHVDARVQRATANLLDRICKRD; encoded by the coding sequence ATGTGCGCCGATCACATCCGACGGTGGGAGTCGGGCGCGCTCGCCCACGCCGTCTCCGACCCCTTCGGCCAGGGACCGGTGCCCTGGCTGCGCGGCAGCGAGACCTACTTCGACGACACGGGCCAGGTCGTCCCCTGGTACGCGGAACCGGCGCTCGGGCGCGACCGCGCCGGCCCCCGCACCGCCGACGACGTCCACCGCCAGATCAAGGGCTTCTCCTCCACCGGCGCCGCCGCGCCCGGCGAGTCGATCGACTTCCACATCACCGTCGATCCGCCCCAGCAGTTCTCCGTGGACGTCTACCGGATCGGGCACTACGGGGGCGAGGGCGCCCGCAAGATCACCACGAGCCCCCGCCTCTCCGGCATCGTCCAGCCGGCCCCGCTCGCCGCCGAGCGCACCGTCTCGTGCCACCACTGGTGGCTCTCCTGGCGCCTCCAGATCCCGTCGTACTGGTCGCTAGGCGCGTACGTCGCCGTCCTCACCACCACCGACGGCTACCGCTCCCACATCCCCTTCACGGTCCGCGACACCCACCCCGCCGACCTGCTCCTCCTGCTCCCCGACATCACCTGGCAGGCGTACAACCTCTACCCGGAGGACGGCCGTCTCGGCGCCAGCCTCTACCACGCCTGGGACGAACAGGGCCGGCTCCTCGGCGAGGAGGACGCGGCGATCACCGTCTCCTTCGACCGCCCGTACGCCGGCGCCGGCTTGCCCATCCATGTCGGCCACGCCTACGACTTCATCCGCTGGGCCGAGCGTTACGGCTACGACATCGCCTACGCCGACGCCCGCGACCTGCACGCCGGCCTGATCGACCCGACCCGCTACCGGGGACTGGTCTTCCCCGGCCACGACGAGTACTGGTCGCTTCCGATGCGCCGCACCGTCGAGCGGGCGCGCGAGCACGGCACGTCCCTGGTCTTCCTCTCCGCCAACACCATGTACTGGCAGATCGAGCTGGGCCCGTCCCCCTCCGGCGTCCCCGGCCGCCTCCTCACCTGCCGCAAGCGCCACGGCCCCGGCCGCCCGGCCCTCTGGCGGGAGGTCGACAGACCGGAGCAGCAGCTGCTCGGGATCCAGTACGTGGGGCGGGTCCCCGAGCCGCACCCGATGGTCGTACGGAACGCGGAGCACTGGTTCTGGGACGCCACCGGCGCCTACGAGGGCGACGAGATCCCCGGCCTCGTCGCCGGGGAGGCCGACCGCTACTTCCCCCGTACGGCGCTGCCCGAGCACGACGAGCGGATGCTGCTGGCCCACTCGCCGTACCGGGACGGCGGGAACGCCCTTCGCCACCAGGAGACTTCGCTCTACCGGGCCCCCTCCGGCGCCCTCGTCTTCGCCTCCGGGACCTTCGCCTGGTCGCCCGCGCTGGACCGCCCCGGCCATGTCGACGCGCGCGTCCAGCGGGCGACGGCGAATCTCCTCGACCGCATCTGCAAGCGCGACTGA
- a CDS encoding phosphoribosylaminoimidazolesuccinocarboxamide synthase, translating into MSGFVEKPEPLQVPGLVHLHTGKVRDLYRNGAGDLVMVASDRISAYDWVLPTEIPDKGRVLTQLSLWWFDRLTDLAPNHVVSTDLPDGAPADWAGRTLICRSLRMAPVECVARGYLTGSGLAEYEQTRTVCGLALPEGLVDGSELPAPIFTPATKAAVGDHDENVSYEEVARQVGAETAALLRRTTLDVYGRARDIARDRGIILADTKFEFGFDADDRLVLADEVLTPDSSRFWPAASWEPGHAQPSYDKQYVRDWLTSSASGWDRASEQPPPELPGEVVDATRAKYLEAYELLTGTRW; encoded by the coding sequence GTGTCCGGATTCGTAGAGAAGCCCGAGCCGCTTCAGGTCCCGGGTCTGGTGCATCTGCACACCGGCAAGGTGCGCGACCTGTACCGGAACGGGGCGGGCGATCTCGTGATGGTCGCCAGCGACCGCATTTCCGCCTACGACTGGGTCCTGCCCACCGAAATCCCCGACAAGGGCCGGGTGTTGACCCAGCTCTCGCTCTGGTGGTTCGACCGGCTCACCGATCTCGCGCCCAACCATGTCGTCTCCACCGACCTCCCGGACGGCGCCCCCGCCGACTGGGCAGGCCGCACCCTGATCTGCCGGTCGCTGCGGATGGCCCCGGTCGAGTGCGTCGCCCGCGGCTATCTCACCGGCTCCGGCCTCGCCGAGTACGAGCAGACCCGCACCGTCTGCGGACTCGCCCTCCCCGAGGGCCTGGTCGACGGCTCCGAGCTGCCGGCGCCGATCTTCACGCCCGCGACGAAGGCCGCGGTCGGCGACCACGACGAGAACGTGTCGTACGAGGAGGTCGCCCGCCAGGTCGGCGCGGAGACCGCGGCGCTGCTGCGCCGTACGACGCTCGACGTCTACGGCCGCGCCCGGGACATCGCCCGCGACCGGGGCATCATCCTCGCCGACACGAAGTTCGAGTTCGGCTTCGACGCCGACGACCGGCTGGTGCTCGCCGACGAGGTGCTGACCCCGGACTCCTCGCGCTTCTGGCCGGCGGCTAGCTGGGAGCCGGGGCACGCGCAGCCGTCGTACGACAAGCAGTACGTACGCGACTGGCTGACCTCGTCCGCCTCCGGCTGGGACCGCGCGAGCGAGCAGCCGCCGCCGGAGCTGCCGGGCGAGGTCGTGGACGCGACGCGCGCCAAGTATCTGGAGGCGTACGAACTCCTCACCGGCACCCGCTGGTAG
- a CDS encoding SDR family NAD(P)-dependent oxidoreductase, which produces MTRPVAVITGATSGLGRIAALDLAGRGYRIGVVARSRTKADAIRSELKAVAGGAPVDVFYADLGLISHARRVGQEIAAFYPRLDVLVNNAGLHAFSQRTTTEGFADMTAVNYLGPFVLTQALTDRLLGSGPSRIVNVASEASRQAKSIAPAEDLRNVAPYTRRASMALYGRTKLMTIMWTRELARRLDPAKVTVNCCDPGFNATGLGRDLPGSGVLRRVLNTLRVGDPRKGAGIIVRLATDPAFAHTSGGYFSVRDAKPLECPEPGRDPRVQKELWDQTMALLADRGAFG; this is translated from the coding sequence ATGACCCGTCCCGTTGCCGTGATCACTGGAGCCACCTCCGGCCTGGGCCGTATCGCCGCCCTCGACCTGGCCGGCCGCGGCTACCGCATCGGTGTGGTGGCCCGCTCCCGTACCAAGGCCGATGCCATCAGGAGTGAACTCAAGGCGGTGGCCGGTGGCGCGCCGGTCGACGTTTTCTACGCGGATCTGGGCCTGATCTCACACGCTCGACGGGTCGGACAGGAGATCGCCGCGTTCTACCCGCGTCTGGACGTGCTGGTCAACAATGCCGGGCTGCACGCCTTCTCGCAGCGCACCACCACCGAAGGCTTCGCGGACATGACGGCGGTCAACTATCTGGGTCCGTTCGTGCTGACCCAGGCCCTGACCGACCGGCTTCTGGGCTCGGGGCCGTCCCGGATCGTCAACGTCGCCTCCGAGGCGTCCCGGCAGGCGAAGTCGATCGCACCGGCGGAGGACCTGCGCAATGTCGCCCCTTACACCCGCCGGGCGTCGATGGCGCTGTACGGGCGGACCAAGCTGATGACGATCATGTGGACGCGGGAACTGGCCCGGCGTCTGGATCCCGCGAAGGTCACGGTCAACTGCTGTGATCCCGGCTTCAACGCCACCGGCCTGGGACGCGATCTGCCCGGATCCGGGGTGCTGCGGCGGGTGCTGAACACGCTGCGCGTCGGGGATCCGCGCAAGGGTGCGGGCATCATCGTCCGGCTCGCCACCGATCCCGCGTTCGCGCACACCAGTGGCGGCTATTTCTCCGTGCGCGATGCCAAGCCGCTGGAGTGCCCCGAGCCCGGGCGGGATCCCCGCGTACAGAAGGAGCTGTGGGATCAGACCATGGCGCTGCTGGCGGACCGCGGCGCGTTCGGCTGA
- a CDS encoding AbiTii domain-containing protein, giving the protein MRAWALRELQGYEGTDVPIPNYRRITAPLVMDGLIGMYKFTEQPVSMFDLPDFARDSLGDELRLGKGVGQIESLVTRSAGRTVQLGPTMAAEIAVFMSQNSPRQVLRLYWAVHPSALEGILDQVRTRLVQLVGELRASMSHGQKDPTPGQVAQALQNINIVTGDNSSVTVTAPVALAHHRGSARAEIA; this is encoded by the coding sequence CTGAGGGCCTGGGCGCTACGGGAACTCCAGGGCTACGAGGGCACCGATGTGCCGATCCCCAACTACAGGCGAATCACAGCACCTCTGGTCATGGACGGGCTTATCGGGATGTACAAGTTCACGGAGCAGCCGGTCAGCATGTTCGACCTCCCGGATTTTGCCCGTGACAGCCTGGGCGACGAACTCCGGCTTGGGAAAGGCGTCGGCCAGATCGAGTCGCTCGTCACCAGAAGCGCCGGCCGGACCGTGCAGCTCGGGCCGACCATGGCTGCCGAGATCGCCGTGTTCATGAGCCAGAACTCCCCCCGGCAGGTGCTCAGGTTGTATTGGGCTGTCCATCCGTCGGCGTTGGAAGGCATTCTCGACCAGGTTCGTACCCGGCTGGTCCAGCTTGTCGGGGAGCTGCGGGCCTCCATGTCGCACGGTCAAAAGGACCCGACCCCTGGCCAGGTTGCCCAGGCCCTCCAGAACATCAATATCGTGACGGGCGACAACTCCTCTGTGACCGTCACTGCGCCTGTCGCCCTCGCCCACCATCGCGGATCAGCACGAGCCGAGATTGCATAG
- the purD gene encoding phosphoribosylamine--glycine ligase, which produces MKVLVIGGGAREHALCRSLSLDPDVTALHCAPGNAGIAEVAELHAVDVMDGAAVARLATELEARLVVVGPEAPLVAGVADAVRDAGIACFGPSAEAARLEGSKAFAKAVMAAASVPTGRSYVCTTPEEIDKALDAFGAPFVVKDDGLAAGKGVVVTDDLATARAHALACDRVVIEEFLDGPEVSLFAVTDGRTVLPLRPAQDFKRALDGDEGPNTGGMGAYSPLPWADPKLVDEVLETVLQPTVDELRRRGTPFSGLLYAGLAITSRGVRVIEFNARFGDPETQVVLARLRTPLAGVLLAAAEGRLADQPALVWRDDAAVTVVVASHNYPGTPRTGDPIEGLADVVAQDAPNAYVLHAGTRLADDGGTVLSAGGRVLSVTATGKDLAQARKRAYAAVDRIRLDGSQHRTDIAREAAEA; this is translated from the coding sequence GTGAAGGTCCTTGTCATCGGCGGCGGTGCCCGCGAACACGCCCTGTGCCGCTCTCTGTCCCTCGATCCCGACGTCACCGCTCTGCACTGCGCGCCCGGCAACGCCGGCATCGCCGAAGTCGCCGAGCTGCACGCGGTCGACGTCATGGACGGTGCCGCCGTCGCCCGCCTCGCCACCGAGCTGGAGGCCAGGCTCGTCGTCGTCGGACCCGAGGCGCCGCTCGTGGCCGGGGTCGCCGACGCCGTACGGGACGCGGGCATCGCCTGCTTCGGCCCGTCGGCCGAGGCCGCGCGGCTGGAGGGCTCCAAGGCCTTCGCGAAGGCCGTGATGGCGGCGGCGAGCGTGCCCACCGGGCGCAGCTACGTCTGCACCACCCCCGAGGAGATCGACAAGGCCCTCGACGCCTTCGGCGCCCCCTTCGTTGTCAAGGACGACGGTCTCGCCGCGGGCAAGGGCGTCGTCGTGACCGACGACCTCGCCACCGCCCGCGCGCACGCGCTCGCCTGCGACCGCGTCGTCATCGAGGAGTTCCTCGACGGCCCCGAGGTCTCGCTCTTCGCCGTCACCGACGGCCGTACGGTGCTCCCGCTGCGCCCCGCCCAGGACTTCAAGCGCGCGCTCGACGGCGACGAAGGCCCCAACACCGGTGGCATGGGCGCGTATTCACCGCTCCCGTGGGCCGACCCCAAGCTGGTCGACGAGGTCTTGGAGACGGTCCTCCAGCCGACCGTGGACGAGCTGCGCCGCCGTGGCACGCCCTTCTCCGGGCTGCTGTACGCGGGGCTGGCGATCACCAGCCGCGGTGTGCGGGTCATCGAGTTCAACGCCCGCTTCGGCGACCCCGAGACGCAGGTGGTCCTGGCCCGGCTGAGGACCCCGCTCGCCGGTGTCCTGCTCGCCGCCGCCGAGGGCAGGCTCGCCGACCAGCCGGCCCTGGTCTGGCGCGACGACGCGGCGGTCACGGTCGTCGTGGCCTCGCACAACTACCCCGGTACGCCGCGTACCGGCGACCCGATCGAGGGCCTGGCCGACGTCGTCGCGCAGGATGCGCCGAACGCGTACGTCCTGCACGCCGGGACCCGGCTGGCCGACGACGGCGGCACGGTCCTCAGCGCCGGCGGCCGTGTGCTGTCCGTCACAGCGACCGGCAAGGATCTCGCGCAGGCGCGGAAGCGCGCGTACGCGGCCGTTGACCGCATCCGGCTGGACGGCTCGCAGCACCGTACGGACATCGCCCGCGAGGCCGCCGAAGCCTGA
- a CDS encoding MarR family winged helix-turn-helix transcriptional regulator: MSEHEAITADTGPEQVGLTFLTIAHGLRGAVDRHMQSTVGLSLSRTKVLQALATHGTLHQAQLADTLGQAPRSVTQIVEGLERLGLVSRTDDTDDRRRKTVSLTAAGSTTLTAAEEAGSHVLRQLFGSLDPQQLRSLQSSLARLDTALTD, encoded by the coding sequence ATGAGCGAGCACGAAGCGATCACCGCCGACACGGGCCCTGAGCAGGTAGGACTGACCTTCCTCACCATCGCCCACGGCCTGCGCGGAGCAGTGGACCGGCACATGCAGTCGACCGTGGGACTCTCCCTGTCCCGCACCAAGGTCCTCCAGGCCCTGGCCACGCACGGCACCCTGCACCAGGCCCAACTCGCCGACACCCTCGGCCAGGCCCCCAGGTCCGTCACCCAAATCGTGGAAGGACTCGAACGCCTCGGCCTGGTCTCCCGCACCGACGACACCGACGACCGCCGCCGCAAGACCGTCTCCCTGACCGCCGCAGGCAGCACCACGCTGACGGCAGCGGAAGAAGCGGGCTCCCATGTCCTGCGCCAGCTCTTCGGCTCGCTGGACCCGCAACAGCTAAGAAGCCTGCAGTCATCACTGGCCCGCCTCGACACGGCACTCACAGACTGA
- a CDS encoding DNA polymerase III subunit gamma and tau has product MSSLALYRRYRPESFAEVIGQEHVTDPLQQALRNNRVNHAYLFSGPRGCGKTTSARILARCLNCEKGPTPTPCGVCQSCQDLARTGPGSIDVIEIDAASHGGVDDARDLREKAFFGPAGSRYKIYIIDEAHMVTPAGFNALLKVVEEPPEHLKFIFATTEPEKVIGTIRSRTHHYPFRLVPPGTLRDYLGEVCAKERIPVAEGVLPLVVRAGAGSVRDSMSVMDQLLAGAAEDGVTYAMATALLGYTDSSLLDSAIDAFAAGDGAAAFEVVDRVIEGGNDPRRFVADLLERLRDLVILAAVPDAGTKGLIDAPDDVVQRMKDQASVFGAAELSRAADLVNTGLTEMRGATSPRLQLELICARVLLPAAFDDERSVQTRLDRLERGVSAAAFSTGGPAPAMGYIPGPEAHGAPRAAVQGGGGTPSAAPAPAPAPAPPAPPAPAADPAPPSGNRPGAWPGAAAPAPEAPRKPGGWPTASAPGRGPGPAEQAPAPPEPAGPAAQGGGPVMAQGAGQVRNMWPDILEAVKNRRRFTWILLSQNAQVAGFDGTTLQIGFLNAGARDNFAGSGSEEVLKQALSEQFHVQWKIEAIIDPSGGTPQPPASGGGGGGNGGNSPGGGGSYGGGGGYGGGGGGGGAPGGYGGGDGGGGSRPPAPSQRPEPPAQSSPNPAPSQRPEPPAPAAPGRTPPEQRRPSDTPAAPPPHHVAPEDDTPEEDDADLVDSALSGHDLIVRELGATVVEEYPND; this is encoded by the coding sequence GTGTCGTCCCTAGCGCTGTACCGCCGTTACCGCCCCGAGTCGTTCGCCGAGGTCATCGGGCAGGAGCATGTCACTGACCCGCTGCAGCAGGCCCTGCGCAACAACCGGGTCAATCACGCGTACCTGTTCAGCGGGCCGCGGGGCTGTGGGAAGACGACCAGCGCGCGCATCCTCGCGCGCTGTCTGAACTGCGAGAAGGGGCCCACACCGACCCCCTGCGGCGTCTGCCAGTCCTGTCAGGACCTGGCGAGGACCGGGCCCGGGTCGATCGATGTCATCGAGATCGACGCCGCTTCGCACGGTGGTGTGGACGACGCGCGTGATCTTCGGGAGAAGGCGTTCTTCGGGCCGGCCGGCAGCCGGTACAAGATCTACATCATCGACGAGGCGCACATGGTCACCCCGGCGGGCTTCAACGCCCTGCTGAAGGTCGTCGAGGAGCCGCCGGAGCATCTCAAGTTCATCTTCGCGACCACCGAGCCGGAGAAGGTCATCGGCACGATCCGGTCGCGTACGCACCACTACCCGTTCCGGCTGGTGCCGCCCGGGACGCTGCGGGACTATCTCGGCGAGGTGTGCGCCAAGGAGCGGATCCCGGTCGCCGAGGGGGTCCTGCCGCTCGTCGTGCGTGCCGGTGCCGGGTCCGTGCGGGACTCGATGTCCGTGATGGACCAGCTCCTCGCGGGTGCCGCAGAGGACGGCGTGACGTACGCGATGGCGACGGCCCTGCTCGGATACACGGACAGTTCGCTGCTCGATTCGGCGATCGACGCCTTCGCGGCGGGCGACGGGGCGGCGGCCTTCGAGGTCGTGGACCGGGTGATCGAGGGCGGCAACGACCCGAGGCGGTTCGTCGCCGACCTGCTGGAGCGGCTGCGGGACCTGGTCATCCTGGCCGCCGTTCCGGACGCCGGTACGAAGGGGCTCATCGACGCTCCCGACGACGTGGTCCAGCGGATGAAGGACCAGGCGTCGGTCTTCGGGGCCGCCGAGCTGAGCCGGGCCGCCGATCTCGTCAATACCGGGCTGACCGAGATGCGGGGCGCCACCTCGCCCAGGCTCCAGCTCGAACTGATCTGCGCGCGTGTGCTGTTGCCCGCCGCCTTCGACGACGAGCGGTCCGTGCAGACGCGGCTCGACCGGCTGGAGCGGGGGGTGTCCGCGGCGGCGTTCTCGACCGGGGGGCCCGCGCCTGCCATGGGGTACATCCCCGGGCCCGAGGCTCACGGGGCGCCGCGCGCGGCCGTACAGGGCGGTGGGGGTACGCCAAGCGCGGCGCCCGCGCCCGCGCCTGCACCTGCGCCCCCGGCCCCACCCGCGCCCGCCGCCGACCCCGCGCCCCCGAGCGGCAACCGTCCCGGCGCCTGGCCCGGCGCGGCGGCTCCCGCCCCGGAGGCCCCACGCAAGCCCGGGGGCTGGCCCACGGCATCCGCCCCCGGTCGCGGGCCGGGTCCCGCCGAACAGGCCCCTGCCCCGCCGGAGCCCGCCGGTCCGGCCGCCCAGGGTGGCGGTCCCGTCATGGCCCAGGGCGCCGGGCAGGTGCGGAACATGTGGCCGGACATCCTGGAGGCCGTGAAGAACCGCCGTCGCTTCACCTGGATCCTGCTCAGTCAGAACGCGCAGGTCGCGGGCTTCGACGGCACCACCCTCCAGATCGGCTTCCTCAACGCGGGCGCCCGCGACAACTTCGCCGGCAGCGGCAGCGAGGAAGTGCTCAAGCAGGCGCTCTCCGAGCAGTTCCACGTGCAGTGGAAGATCGAGGCGATCATCGATCCCTCGGGCGGCACCCCGCAGCCGCCCGCGTCCGGCGGCGGTGGCGGCGGCAACGGCGGCAACAGCCCCGGCGGAGGCGGAAGTTACGGCGGTGGAGGCGGCTACGGGGGCGGCGGAGGAGGTGGCGGTGCCCCCGGCGGCTACGGCGGCGGGGACGGAGGCGGCGGCTCCAGACCGCCCGCCCCCTCCCAGCGGCCCGAGCCGCCCGCCCAGTCCTCCCCGAACCCCGCCCCCTCCCAGCGACCTGAGCCGCCCGCCCCCGCCGCCCCCGGCCGTACGCCACCGGAGCAGCGCCGCCCGTCGGACACTCCCGCCGCGCCGCCCCCTCACCACGTCGCCCCCGAGGACGACACTCCTGAAGAGGACGACGCCGACCTCGTCGACTCCGCGCTCTCCGGGCACGACCTGATCGTCCGCGAGCTCGGTGCCACCGTCGTCGAGGAGTACCCGAACGACTAG
- a CDS encoding DUF6415 family natural product biosynthesis protein, producing MNALDTPAPLVPQSLHHGGELDTPAGFSVDTWSVGRLLARLHTSFIEDDELDDVLNAVLDPGTALSMDDIDRLTPRLHKIVGQLVNIAVQRNTAHSAHELAVVVRRVRQLGDPVPGVLGSARGQLRLLALAVLDVLELLSDDDRHTGAAPAALGGVRP from the coding sequence ATGAATGCACTGGACACCCCCGCTCCTCTTGTCCCCCAGTCGCTGCACCACGGCGGCGAGTTGGACACCCCGGCCGGCTTCTCCGTCGACACCTGGTCCGTCGGACGCCTCCTCGCACGACTGCACACCTCGTTCATCGAGGACGACGAGCTCGACGATGTGCTGAACGCGGTTCTCGACCCCGGTACGGCGCTGTCGATGGACGACATCGACAGGCTCACGCCTCGACTGCACAAGATCGTCGGCCAGTTGGTGAACATCGCCGTACAGCGCAACACCGCCCATTCTGCTCATGAGTTGGCCGTCGTGGTGCGGCGCGTGCGGCAGCTCGGCGATCCGGTGCCCGGTGTGCTGGGTTCGGCGCGGGGGCAGTTGCGGCTCCTGGCTCTGGCCGTCCTGGACGTGCTGGAGCTGCTGAGCGACGACGACCGGCACACCGGTGCGGCGCCGGCTGCTCTGGGCGGGGTGCGGCCATGA
- a CDS encoding ATP-binding protein, with protein MAVAEVGERFFQVAFAAEAAHVRLVQRAVRERLDAWGLESFADVALLAAGELMANAIQHGCRGVDETVTLSAWCTADELLIGVGDPSLVQPRRRLAGEGDESGRGLELVTAVVDRWGSELAPGRRGKRVWIAFRTTSKEAEA; from the coding sequence GTGGCGGTGGCTGAGGTGGGGGAGCGGTTCTTTCAGGTGGCGTTCGCCGCCGAGGCCGCCCATGTACGTCTCGTTCAGCGCGCGGTCCGCGAACGGCTCGACGCCTGGGGCCTGGAGAGCTTCGCCGATGTGGCGCTGCTGGCGGCAGGCGAGTTGATGGCGAACGCGATCCAGCACGGCTGCCGGGGCGTCGACGAAACGGTCACCCTGTCCGCCTGGTGTACGGCCGACGAGCTGTTGATCGGAGTCGGTGATCCGTCGTTGGTCCAGCCTCGTCGCAGGTTGGCCGGTGAAGGGGACGAGTCCGGTCGCGGGCTGGAGCTTGTCACGGCCGTGGTCGACCGCTGGGGCAGTGAACTCGCCCCCGGCCGGCGCGGGAAGCGCGTGTGGATCGCATTCCGTACGACTTCGAAGGAGGCAGAGGCATGA